In Phragmites australis chromosome 16, lpPhrAust1.1, whole genome shotgun sequence, one DNA window encodes the following:
- the LOC133895537 gene encoding uncharacterized protein LOC133895537 isoform X2 yields MTFMSCSAVSSNGIALRLLIEERIRCRGVCACEMLALGSQRRRVRHPVIFAKKRRRPKRWQRPWWKTFFSDWNDDEESLSGWREDDELLEEISSGKELSNNEKFETWKRKAEAIVELREAQQNAMNAEEQSWEDWISGGSTTGGGDWGGDVSVLDQITDDPAEIVRDKSFIEVFRDSIDEDYEDMLFEDRVFLYASTNSAKFLALLIVVPWVIDFLVHDYVMMPFLERYVQKVPLAAELLDVRRSQKLQMVKDLNIEKARYRFEVEIGKSPPLSDGEVWSELREKAIELRDDWRLENRKAFANIWSDMVYGIVLFLLICFNQSKVAMLKFTGYKLLNNISDSGKAFLIILVSDILLGCTFTGTIQSQVGIH; encoded by the exons ATGACCTTCATGAGCTGTTCTGCGGTCAGCTCTAACGGCATTGCCCTCCGGCTTCTCATAGAGGAGAGGATCCGGTGCCGGGGTGTGTGCGCATGTGAAATGCTCGCTCTTGGTTCCCAGAGGAGGAGGGTGAGGCACCCAGTGATCTTCGCGAAGAAGAGGAGGCGGCCCAAGAGGTGGCAGCGGCCGTGGTGGAAGACATTTTTCTCGGATTGGAACGATGATGAAGAGAGTTTGTCTGGCTGGAGAGAGGATGATGAATTGCTCGAGGAGATTAGCAGTGGCAAAGAACTGTCTAACAATGAGAAGTTTGAAACATGGAAGAGGAAAGCCGAGGCTATTGTTGAGCTGAGGGAAGCCCAGCAGAATGCTATGAATGCCGAGGAGCAGTCGTGGGAGGATTGGATCAGTGGAGGCAGCACAACAGGGGGCGGTGACTGGGGCGGGGATGTGAGTGTGTTGGACCAGATAACTGACGATCCTGCTGAGATAGTGAGGGATAAGAGCTTTATTGAAGTTTTCAGAGATtccattgatgaagattatgaggaCATGTTGTTTGAAGACCGAGTTTTCCTGTATGCCTCAACGAACTCG GCCAAATTCCTGGCATTACTGATCGTGGTGCCATGGGTGATAGATTTTCTAGTTCATGACTATGTTATGATGCCCTTTCTAGAAAG GTATGTCCAGAAGGTGCCACTTGCTGCTGAGCTGCTTGATGTAAGACGCAGCCAGAAGCTCCAGATGGTTAAAGACCTAAACATTGAGAAGGCAAGATACCGTTTTGAAGTAGAGATTGGTAAATCTCCACCACTTTCTGACGGGGAGGTCTGGTCAGAGTTGCGGGAAAAAGC GATAGAGTTGAGAGATGACTGGAGATTAGAAAACCGGAAAGCTTTTGCAAATATATGGTCTGATATGGTTTATGGGATTGTGCTATTCCTTCTTATCTGCTTCAACCAGAGCAAA GTTGCAATGTTGAAGTTCACAGGATACAAGTTGCTAAATAACATTTCGGACAGTGGGAAGGCCTTTCTTATTATTCTAGTGTCAGACATCCTTCTAGG CTGCACTTTCACAGGTACCATTCAGAGTCAGGTTGGCATACATTGA
- the LOC133895537 gene encoding chloroplast envelope membrane protein-like isoform X3 gives MTFMSCSAVSSNGIALRLLIEERIRCRGVCACEMLALGSQRRRVRHPVIFAKKRRRPKRWQRPWWKTFFSDWNDDEESLSGWREDDELLEEISSGKELSNNEKFETWKRKAEAIVELREAQQNAMNAEEQSWEDWISGGSTTGGGDWGGDVSVLDQITDDPAEIVRDKSFIEVFRDSIDEDYEDMLFEDRVFLYASTNSAKFLALLIVVPWVIDFLVHDYVMMPFLERYVQKVPLAAELLDVRRSQKLQMVKDLNIEKARYRFEVEIGKSPPLSDGEVWSELREKAIELRDDWRLENRKAFANIWSDMVYGIVLFLLICFNQSKVAMLKFTGYKLLNNISDSGKAFLIILVSDILLGASS, from the exons ATGACCTTCATGAGCTGTTCTGCGGTCAGCTCTAACGGCATTGCCCTCCGGCTTCTCATAGAGGAGAGGATCCGGTGCCGGGGTGTGTGCGCATGTGAAATGCTCGCTCTTGGTTCCCAGAGGAGGAGGGTGAGGCACCCAGTGATCTTCGCGAAGAAGAGGAGGCGGCCCAAGAGGTGGCAGCGGCCGTGGTGGAAGACATTTTTCTCGGATTGGAACGATGATGAAGAGAGTTTGTCTGGCTGGAGAGAGGATGATGAATTGCTCGAGGAGATTAGCAGTGGCAAAGAACTGTCTAACAATGAGAAGTTTGAAACATGGAAGAGGAAAGCCGAGGCTATTGTTGAGCTGAGGGAAGCCCAGCAGAATGCTATGAATGCCGAGGAGCAGTCGTGGGAGGATTGGATCAGTGGAGGCAGCACAACAGGGGGCGGTGACTGGGGCGGGGATGTGAGTGTGTTGGACCAGATAACTGACGATCCTGCTGAGATAGTGAGGGATAAGAGCTTTATTGAAGTTTTCAGAGATtccattgatgaagattatgaggaCATGTTGTTTGAAGACCGAGTTTTCCTGTATGCCTCAACGAACTCG GCCAAATTCCTGGCATTACTGATCGTGGTGCCATGGGTGATAGATTTTCTAGTTCATGACTATGTTATGATGCCCTTTCTAGAAAG GTATGTCCAGAAGGTGCCACTTGCTGCTGAGCTGCTTGATGTAAGACGCAGCCAGAAGCTCCAGATGGTTAAAGACCTAAACATTGAGAAGGCAAGATACCGTTTTGAAGTAGAGATTGGTAAATCTCCACCACTTTCTGACGGGGAGGTCTGGTCAGAGTTGCGGGAAAAAGC GATAGAGTTGAGAGATGACTGGAGATTAGAAAACCGGAAAGCTTTTGCAAATATATGGTCTGATATGGTTTATGGGATTGTGCTATTCCTTCTTATCTGCTTCAACCAGAGCAAA GTTGCAATGTTGAAGTTCACAGGATACAAGTTGCTAAATAACATTTCGGACAGTGGGAAGGCCTTTCTTATTATTCTAGTGTCAGACATCCTTCTAGG AGCCTCCAGTTGA
- the LOC133895537 gene encoding chloroplast envelope membrane protein-like isoform X1: MTFMSCSAVSSNGIALRLLIEERIRCRGVCACEMLALGSQRRRVRHPVIFAKKRRRPKRWQRPWWKTFFSDWNDDEESLSGWREDDELLEEISSGKELSNNEKFETWKRKAEAIVELREAQQNAMNAEEQSWEDWISGGSTTGGGDWGGDVSVLDQITDDPAEIVRDKSFIEVFRDSIDEDYEDMLFEDRVFLYASTNSAKFLALLIVVPWVIDFLVHDYVMMPFLERYVQKVPLAAELLDVRRSQKLQMVKDLNIEKARYRFEVEIGKSPPLSDGEVWSELREKAIELRDDWRLENRKAFANIWSDMVYGIVLFLLICFNQSKVAMLKFTGYKLLNNISDSGKAFLIILVSDILLGYHSESGWHTLIEVILEHYGLEADQAAVTFFVCLVPVALDVFIKFWVYKYLPRLSPSVGNILDEIKRH, from the exons ATGACCTTCATGAGCTGTTCTGCGGTCAGCTCTAACGGCATTGCCCTCCGGCTTCTCATAGAGGAGAGGATCCGGTGCCGGGGTGTGTGCGCATGTGAAATGCTCGCTCTTGGTTCCCAGAGGAGGAGGGTGAGGCACCCAGTGATCTTCGCGAAGAAGAGGAGGCGGCCCAAGAGGTGGCAGCGGCCGTGGTGGAAGACATTTTTCTCGGATTGGAACGATGATGAAGAGAGTTTGTCTGGCTGGAGAGAGGATGATGAATTGCTCGAGGAGATTAGCAGTGGCAAAGAACTGTCTAACAATGAGAAGTTTGAAACATGGAAGAGGAAAGCCGAGGCTATTGTTGAGCTGAGGGAAGCCCAGCAGAATGCTATGAATGCCGAGGAGCAGTCGTGGGAGGATTGGATCAGTGGAGGCAGCACAACAGGGGGCGGTGACTGGGGCGGGGATGTGAGTGTGTTGGACCAGATAACTGACGATCCTGCTGAGATAGTGAGGGATAAGAGCTTTATTGAAGTTTTCAGAGATtccattgatgaagattatgaggaCATGTTGTTTGAAGACCGAGTTTTCCTGTATGCCTCAACGAACTCG GCCAAATTCCTGGCATTACTGATCGTGGTGCCATGGGTGATAGATTTTCTAGTTCATGACTATGTTATGATGCCCTTTCTAGAAAG GTATGTCCAGAAGGTGCCACTTGCTGCTGAGCTGCTTGATGTAAGACGCAGCCAGAAGCTCCAGATGGTTAAAGACCTAAACATTGAGAAGGCAAGATACCGTTTTGAAGTAGAGATTGGTAAATCTCCACCACTTTCTGACGGGGAGGTCTGGTCAGAGTTGCGGGAAAAAGC GATAGAGTTGAGAGATGACTGGAGATTAGAAAACCGGAAAGCTTTTGCAAATATATGGTCTGATATGGTTTATGGGATTGTGCTATTCCTTCTTATCTGCTTCAACCAGAGCAAA GTTGCAATGTTGAAGTTCACAGGATACAAGTTGCTAAATAACATTTCGGACAGTGGGAAGGCCTTTCTTATTATTCTAGTGTCAGACATCCTTCTAGG GTACCATTCAGAGTCAGGTTGGCATACATTGATAGAAGTTATTCTCGAGCACTACGGGCTTGAAGCCGATCAAGCTGCAGTCACATTTTTCGTTTGTCTGGTTCCAGTTGCCCTGGATGTATTCATAAAGTTTTGG GTATACAAATACCTTCCAAGATTATCTCCTAGTGTGGGCAACATTTTGGATGAAATAAAGCGCCACTAG
- the LOC133895302 gene encoding 26S proteasome non-ATPase regulatory subunit 1 homolog A-like, whose amino-acid sequence MAAAAVMVSSAGSLLAMLQEPAPELKLHALASLNSLVHAFWPEISTSVPAIESLYEDEEFDQRQLAAVVASKVFFYLGELNDALSYALGAGPLFDVFDDSDYAQTLLAKALDEYSTIRSKASKATEEEETMDPRLEAIVERMLDKCILDGKYQQAMGMAVECRRLDKLEGAVSQCDNLHGALSYCINLSHQYVHHREYRFEILQRLVKIYQTLINPDLLSICQCLMFLGEPETVASILDKLLSGNKDDALLAFQIAFDLVENENQAFLLNVRNHLDALRSRASASTDLDSRPGLPSDQTANAANEPSGDVQMRDDVTMPNGSALTVDPNEVAYADRLTKIKGILSGETSIQLTLQFLYSHNRSDLLILKTIKQAVETRNSVCHSATICSNAIMHAGTTVDTFLRENLEWLSRATNWAKFSATAGLGVIHRGHLQQGRALMAPYLPQNGAVGGGSPYSEGGALYALGLIHANHGEGIKQFLRESLRNASSEVVQHGACLGLGLAALGTADEEICEDIKNVLYTDSAVAGEAAGIGMGLLMVGTASEKATEMLAYAHDTQHEKIIRGLSLGIALTVYGREEEADTLIEQMTRDQDPILRYGGMYALALAYRGTANNKAIHQLLHFAVSDVSDDVRRTAVLALGFVLYNEPEQTPRIVSLLSESYNPHVRYGAALAVGISCAGTGLSEAISLLEPLMSDVVDFVRQGALIAMAMVMIQTNESYDSRVGTFRRQLEKIILDKHEDTMSKMGAILASGILDAGGRNVTIKLKSRSKHDKLTAVVGLAVFTQFWYWYPLTYFISLAFSPTALIGLNSDLKVPKFEFLSNAKPSLFDYPKSTTQQATTASVKVPTAILSTYAKAKSRAKKEAESKAQEKAAAPSSEDASAASTSMQVDGAAEKKAPEPEPTFQILTNPARVVPAQEKFIKFLQGSRYEPVKAAPSGFVLLRDLKPTEAEELVATDAPSTAATNASAAPAPSEQGSGSAAMAVDEEPQPPQPFEYTS is encoded by the exons atggcggcggcggcggtgatggTGAGCTCGGCGGGATCGCTGCTGGCGATGCTGCAGGAGCCGGCGCCGGAGCTCAAGCTGCACGCGCTCGCCAGCCTCAACTCCCTCGTCCACGCCTTCTGGCCCGAGATCTCCACCAGCGTCCCCGCCAT TGAGAGTTTGTATGAAGACGAGGAGTTTGACCAGAGGCAGCTCGCAGCAGTGGTTGCTTCTAAGGTGTTTTTCTACTTGGGCGAGCTAAATGATGCTCTGTCATATGCACTTGGCGCTGGGCCCCTATTCGATGTCTTTGATGATTCTGATTACGCTCAAACACTTTTAG CAAAAGCTTTAGATGAATATTCTACCATCCGATCGAAGGCCTCTAAAGCtacagaggaagaagaaacgaTGGATCCAAGATTGGAGGCCATTGTGGAAAGAATGCTGGACAA GTGCATTCTTGATGGAAAATATCAACAGGCCATGGGTATGGCTGTTGAATGCAGGAGACTGGATAAGCTGGAGGGAGCAGTTTCTCAATGTGATAATCTTCATGGAGCTCTTTCGTATTGCATCAATCTGTCTCACCAATATGTTCATCATCGTGAATATCGATTTGAG ATTCTACAACGTCTTGTCAAAATATACCAGACATTGATAAATCCGGATCTTTTAAGCATTTGCCAATGTCTTATGTTCTTGGGTGAGCCTGAAACTGTTGCAAGTATCTTGGACAAGCTGCTTTCTGGAAACAAG GATGATGCTCTCCTAGCATTCCAAATTGCTTTCGATCTTGTTGAAAATGAAAATCAGGCTTTCCTCTTGAATGTGCGGAACCACCTTGATGCACTTCGTTCGCGTGCTTCTGCCAGTACTGACCTTGACAGCAGGCCAGGTTTACCAAGTGATCAAACTGCAAATGCTGCTAACGAACCATCTGGGGATGTTCAGATGAGAGACGATGTTACCATGCCAAATGGCAGTGCTCTCACTGTGGATCCAAATGAAGTAGCATATGCTGATAGGCTGACAAAAATTAAGGGTATACTATCGGGGGAGACATCTATTCAGTTGACATTACAGTTTCTGTACAGCCATAATAG GTCTGATCTTTTAATTCTGAAGACTATAAAGCAAGCTGTGGAAACGAGGAACAGTGTTTGTCACAGTGCAACAATATGCTCCAATGCAATCATGCATGCAGGAACAACAGTAGATACCTTCCTCAGAGAAAACTTG GAATGGTTAAGTAGGGCAACCAACTGGGCAAAGTTCAGCGCCACTGCTGGACTAGGTGTCATTCATAGGGGCCATCTTCAACAAGGCCGAGCTTTGATGGCCCCTTACCTACCTCAGAATGGTGCTGTTGGTGGTGGTTCTCCATACTCAGAAGGAGGTGCCCTCTATGCTCTTGGTTTGATTCATGCCAACCATGGTGAAGGAATCAAACAGTTTCTTCGTGAGAGTCTTCGCAACGCCAGTTCCGAG GTGGTCCAGCATGGTGCTTGTTTGGGACTTGGGCTTGCAGCTTTGGGCACAGCAGACGAGGAAATATGCGAGGACATAAAGAATGTTCTATACACGGATAGTGCTGTGGCTGGTGAAGCAGCTGGTATTGGCATGGGCTTGCTTATGGTTGGTACGGCCAGTGAGAAGGCCACGGAGATGCTTGCCTATGCTCATGATACACAACATGAGAAAATTATtag GGGCTTGTCACTTGGAATTGCATTGACGGTATATGGCAGGGAAGAGGAAGCTGACACCTTGATTGAACAAATGACTAGAGATCAAGATCCCATACTTCGTTATGGTGGTATGTACGCATTGGCTCTAGCATACAGGGGAACTGCAAATAACAAAGCTATCCACCAGCTTCTGCATTTTGCTGTGTCGGATGTGAGCGACGATGTGCGAAGGACTGCAGTATTGGCTCTTGGCTTTGTCCTGTACAATGAGCCTGAGCAG ACACCCAGAATCGTGTCCCTGCTATCGGAATCATACAATCCACATGTCCGTTATGGTGCAGCTCTAGCAGTTGGAATCTCCTGTGCCGGAACAGGATTAAGTGAAGCCATCTCCTTACTGGAGCCTCTTATGTCAGATGTTGTTGACTTTGTACGCCAGGGTGCTCTCATTGCCATGGCAATGGTCATGATCCAGACCAATGAATCTTATGATTCACGTGTTGGAACATTCAGACGTCAGTTGGAAAAGATCATTCTTGACAAGCATGAGGATACCATGAGCAAAATGGGTGCCATACTGGCTTCCGGTATTCTCGATGCTGGTGGCAGGAATGTCACCATCAAGCTTAAGTCAAGGTCAAAGCATGACAAGCTCACTGCTGTTGTCGGCCTCGCTGTTTTCACGCAGTTCTGGTATTGGTACCCGCTCACCTATTTCATCAGCCTTGCCTTCTCTCCGACGGCTCTCATTGGCCTCAACTCTGATCTGAAAGTGCCAAAGTTTGAGTTCCTGTCGAACGCCAAGCCATCACTGTTCGACTACCCCAAGTCGACAACTCAGCAGGCTACGACTGCATCAGTCAAGGTGCCGACGGCCATCTTGTCAACGTATGCCAAGGCAAAATCTAGGGCAAAGAAGGAAGCGGAGAGCAAAGCCCAGGAGAAGGCAGCGGCACCTTCAAGTGAAGACGCTTCTGCTGCTTCTACCTCCATGCAG GTTGACGGTGCTGCAGAGAAGAAAGCCCCTGAACCAGAGCCGACGTTCCAGATCCTGACGAACCCGGCCCGGGTCGTCCCGGCCCAGGAGAAGTTCATAAAGTTCCTGCAAGGCAGCAGATACGAACCGGTGAAGGCTGCGCCCTCTGGGTTCGTCCTTCTACGGGACCTCAAGCCCACCGAGGCCGAGGAGCTAGTCGCCACCGACGCCCCATCAACCGCAGCGACCAACGCCAGCGCCGCGCCTGCACCCAGCGAGCAAGGCTCTGGCTCAGCTGCCATGGCCGTCGACGAGGAGCCCCAGCCTCCCCAACCGTTCGAGTACACCTCGTGA
- the LOC133894968 gene encoding ethanolamine-phosphate cytidylyltransferase-like isoform X1 translates to MRKKKQYQDHTSTSKMMMGLLAFESNQGGYYSQLFGIGGVMITVAIIMLSTGYFGGIGAPFAPYFWPYLGQLPKKKERKRPVRVYMDGCFDLMHYGHANALRQAKLLGDQLIVGVVSDEEIVANKGPPVLSMEERLTLVSGLKWVDEVIPNAPYEITEEFMNTLFNKYNIDYIIHGDDPCLLPDGTDAYALAKKVGRYKQIKRTEGVSSTDIVGRILLTFKQKDANTDVNVAADEKSGAESRDEVKSQLSHFLPTSRRIMQFSNGQAPSPGARVVYIDGTFDLFHAGHVEILRSARQLGDFLLVGIHDDQSIRDRRGYRPIMHLHERILSVLACRYVDEVIIGAPWEVSKDMITTFNISLVVHGTVGEGNSAGEIDPYTVPKSMGIFKTITSPKTITSISVATRIVDNHEAYKKRNLKKKASEDRYYTQKKFVSGD, encoded by the exons ATGAGAAAGAAG aaGCAGTACCAAGATCACACTTCCACCTCGAAGATGATGATGGGGTTGCTGGCGTTTGAGAGCAACCAGGGTGGATACTATTCACAGTTgtttggaattggaggagttaTGATCACTGTTGCCATTATTATGTTATCCACGGGCTACTTTGGGGGAATAGGTGCTCCGTTTGCTCCGTATTTTTGGCCATATCTAGGTCAacttccaaagaagaaggagCGCAAACGGCCTGTGAGGGTGTACATGGATGGATGCTTTGACCTCATGCATTATGGTCATGCAAATGCATTGCGACAGGCCAAGTTGCTGGGAGATCAGCTCATAGTTGGAGTTGTCAGTGATGAGGAGATTGTGGCAAATAAGGGGCCGCCTGTCCTTTCGATGGAAGAGAG gTTGACTCTTGTTAGTGGTCTGAAGTGGGTCGATGAGGTCATTCCCAATGCGCCCTATGAAATCACAGAAGAATTCATGAATACCCTCTTCAATAAATACAACATTGATTACATTATACATGGAGATGACCCTTGTCTTCTACCTGATGGGACTGATGCTTATGCGTTAGCAAAGAAGGTTGGGCGTTATAAGCAAATCAAGCGAACAGAAGGTGTCTCGAGCACCGATATAGTTG GGAGGATCCTGCTAACATTCAAGCAGAAAGATGCTAACACCGATGTAAATGTTGCTGCTGATGAGAAGTCTGGAGCTGAATCACGCGATGAAGTGAAAAGTCAGTTATCTCATTTTCTTCCAACTTCTCGCCGGATCATGCAGTTTTCAAATGGGCAG GCTCCTTCGCCAGGTGCTCGTGTTGTGTATATAGATGGCACATTTGACCTTTTCCATGCTGGCCATGTTGAG ATCCTTAGGAGTGCTAGACAACTTGGTGACTTTCTTCTTGTGGGTATCCATGATGACCAGTCTATCAG GGATAGAAGAGGCTATCGTCCTATCATGCATCTCCATGAGCGTATTCTTAGCGTACTTGCCTGTCGCTATGTTGATGAAGTCATTATTGGCGCACCATGGGAGGTTTCGAAGGATATG ATcaccacatttaacatttcattgGTTGTGCATGGGACAGTAGGTGAGGGAAATTCTGCT GGTGAAATTGATCCTTACACTGTTCCAAAGAGCATGGGTATTTTTAAGACAATCACGAGCCCAAAAACTATAACATCAATCTCAGTGGCGACGAGAATAGTTGACAATCATGAAGCCTATAAG AAAAGGAATTTGAAAAAGAAGGCGAGTGAAGACAGATACTATACACAAAAGAAATTTGTTTCTGGAGACTAG
- the LOC133894968 gene encoding ethanolamine-phosphate cytidylyltransferase-like isoform X2: protein MMMGLLAFESNQGGYYSQLFGIGGVMITVAIIMLSTGYFGGIGAPFAPYFWPYLGQLPKKKERKRPVRVYMDGCFDLMHYGHANALRQAKLLGDQLIVGVVSDEEIVANKGPPVLSMEERLTLVSGLKWVDEVIPNAPYEITEEFMNTLFNKYNIDYIIHGDDPCLLPDGTDAYALAKKVGRYKQIKRTEGVSSTDIVGRILLTFKQKDANTDVNVAADEKSGAESRDEVKSQLSHFLPTSRRIMQFSNGQAPSPGARVVYIDGTFDLFHAGHVEILRSARQLGDFLLVGIHDDQSIRDRRGYRPIMHLHERILSVLACRYVDEVIIGAPWEVSKDMITTFNISLVVHGTVGEGNSAGEIDPYTVPKSMGIFKTITSPKTITSISVATRIVDNHEAYKKRNLKKKASEDRYYTQKKFVSGD, encoded by the exons ATGATGATGGGGTTGCTGGCGTTTGAGAGCAACCAGGGTGGATACTATTCACAGTTgtttggaattggaggagttaTGATCACTGTTGCCATTATTATGTTATCCACGGGCTACTTTGGGGGAATAGGTGCTCCGTTTGCTCCGTATTTTTGGCCATATCTAGGTCAacttccaaagaagaaggagCGCAAACGGCCTGTGAGGGTGTACATGGATGGATGCTTTGACCTCATGCATTATGGTCATGCAAATGCATTGCGACAGGCCAAGTTGCTGGGAGATCAGCTCATAGTTGGAGTTGTCAGTGATGAGGAGATTGTGGCAAATAAGGGGCCGCCTGTCCTTTCGATGGAAGAGAG gTTGACTCTTGTTAGTGGTCTGAAGTGGGTCGATGAGGTCATTCCCAATGCGCCCTATGAAATCACAGAAGAATTCATGAATACCCTCTTCAATAAATACAACATTGATTACATTATACATGGAGATGACCCTTGTCTTCTACCTGATGGGACTGATGCTTATGCGTTAGCAAAGAAGGTTGGGCGTTATAAGCAAATCAAGCGAACAGAAGGTGTCTCGAGCACCGATATAGTTG GGAGGATCCTGCTAACATTCAAGCAGAAAGATGCTAACACCGATGTAAATGTTGCTGCTGATGAGAAGTCTGGAGCTGAATCACGCGATGAAGTGAAAAGTCAGTTATCTCATTTTCTTCCAACTTCTCGCCGGATCATGCAGTTTTCAAATGGGCAG GCTCCTTCGCCAGGTGCTCGTGTTGTGTATATAGATGGCACATTTGACCTTTTCCATGCTGGCCATGTTGAG ATCCTTAGGAGTGCTAGACAACTTGGTGACTTTCTTCTTGTGGGTATCCATGATGACCAGTCTATCAG GGATAGAAGAGGCTATCGTCCTATCATGCATCTCCATGAGCGTATTCTTAGCGTACTTGCCTGTCGCTATGTTGATGAAGTCATTATTGGCGCACCATGGGAGGTTTCGAAGGATATG ATcaccacatttaacatttcattgGTTGTGCATGGGACAGTAGGTGAGGGAAATTCTGCT GGTGAAATTGATCCTTACACTGTTCCAAAGAGCATGGGTATTTTTAAGACAATCACGAGCCCAAAAACTATAACATCAATCTCAGTGGCGACGAGAATAGTTGACAATCATGAAGCCTATAAG AAAAGGAATTTGAAAAAGAAGGCGAGTGAAGACAGATACTATACACAAAAGAAATTTGTTTCTGGAGACTAG
- the LOC133894969 gene encoding uncharacterized protein LOC133894969, translated as MEAAAVPRSAAFRAAPALPVARATARPLPLPCRALSAAPGRRLLVARRAAGGDSVEAAQEAVPIEKRFPPFPSVMDINQIRDILPHRFPFLLVDRVIEYKGGEYAVGIKNVTINDNFFPGHFPERPIMPGVLMVEAMAQVGGLVMLQPEVGGSRDNFFFAGIDKVRFRKPVIAGDTLVMRMTLTKFQKRFGLAKMDGKAYVGGDLVCEGEFLLVSATE; from the exons ATGGAGGCCGCCGCCGTGCCCAGATCCGCCGCCTTCCGCGCCGCGCCCGCGCTCCCGGTCGCCCGCGCCACCGCGCGCCCCCTGCCCCTGCCCTGCCGCGCGCTCTCCGCGGCCCCGGGGCGGCGCCTCCTCGTCGCACGCCGCGCGGCCGGCGGAGACAGCGTGGAGGCGGCGCAGGAGGCGGTCCCCATCGAGAAAA GGTTCCCTCCCTTCCCGAGCGTCATGGACATCAACCAGATCCGCGACATCCTGCCGCACAG GTTCCCGTTCCTTTTGGTTGATAGAGTAATTGAATACAAGGGTGGAGAATATGCAGTCGGGATCAAGAACGTCACGATAAATGATAACTTCTTCCCAGGACATTTCCCAGAACGACCCATAATGCCTGGTGTTCTCATGGTTGAG GCTATGGCCCAGGTTGGGGGTCTGGTGATGTTGCAACCTGAAGTCGGTGGATCTCGAGACAACTTCTTTTTTGCAGGGATAGACAAAGTTAGGTTCCGGAAGCCAGTAATTGCTGGGGATACATTGGTCATGAGAATGACTCTGACAAAGTTTCAGAAGAGATTTGGGCTTGCAAAGATGGATGGAAAAGCTTATGTTGGTGGAGACCTAGTTTGTGAGGGGGAGTTCCTCCTGGTTAGTGCAACTGAATAG